One Aegilops tauschii subsp. strangulata cultivar AL8/78 chromosome 7, Aet v6.0, whole genome shotgun sequence genomic window carries:
- the LOC109735902 gene encoding uncharacterized protein, translated as MTEVNVGGCFLRSQIDHPSMEAMRATWAHTWLRFKLQLDRCRDAAMEQSGPPFSSRLVRSATASHFRRPCTKAVKGTRMNSTQDPTGDPTDGSPTDANTSDA; from the exons ATGACGGAGGTCAACGTGGGAGGCTGCTTCCTCCGATCCCAGATCGACCATCCGTCGATGGAGGCCATGAGAGCCACGTGGGCACACACATGGCTGCGCTTCAAG CTGCAGCTCGATAGATGCAGGGACGCCGCCATGGAACAGTCAGGGCCTCCCTTCTCTTCCCGTTTAGTCCGATCCGCCACTGCCAGCCATTTCCGGCGCCCTTGCACCAAAGCGGTG AAGGGCACAAGGATGAATTCAACGCAAGATCCTACTGGTGATCCAACAGATGGGAGCCCAACAGACGCAAACACATCAG ATGCCTAA